The genomic interval GATGCTGCAGCGGTTCGAACGCATCAGGCGATAACCGCGCTGATTGAAGGGCTCTTTATGTCGAATCCGGAAGAAGAAGCAGCGCTCGCAACGCCGGAAATGCAAAAGAAACTCGCTACCGCTATCTTCCACGGTATTGAGGATTTCTTGGTCAAGCAGCGATACCATCAAACCACTGAGACACCGAGACACAGAAATAACACAGAGATATCTTAGATGCAAATACTCTGATTTCTGTAGTTTATTATGTATGCCAATCCCGAAATGGCAATATGATGAATTCTTACCGCCGGGCGTAGATTTTACTTCCGTTGAAGAAGTCCGGAATTATGATACCATGCATCAAAAGTTTCGGGATTATGTTCAATCAACGGAAATAATAGTTCAAGCGCTAGGGCTGAATGCAGAAAGTACGGTCATCGATATGGGTTCGGGTACCGGTGCGTTTACACTTCATGCGGCGAAACAATGCAAAAAAATTTTTGCGGTAGATATCTCCAAGCCAATGCTAGAGTATTGTCAGCAGAAGGCGAAAGAATCGGGGGTTTCCAATATAACATTTCATCATGGCGGGCTACTTACCTATGAACATCAAGGAGAACCGGTCGATGCGATGGTTTGTGTTGCGGTAGTACATCATCTTCCGGATTTCTGGAAACAAATCGGATTACAGCGGGCGAACCGGATGATTAAACCGAACGGAAAATTATTTCTATTCGATATTGTATTTTCTTCGAAATTGGCTAATTTACCTGATGAAATTGCCCGGTTGATTACCGCTTTTGAACAGCAAGCTGGAGCGCAGATGGCGAAAGAAGCAATTATCCATATTAAAGAGGAATATAGCACCTACGATTGGATTATGGAAGGTATCTTATCGAAAAGCGGATTTAAAATTGATTCCGCTCAATACAACACTGGATTTCAAGCGACATATATTTGTTCACAAGTTTAATTTAGATAATTCTACAGTTAAGCATTGTCTTTACCATCTCTCGGGAGTACGCTGAGTTTCTGCAGTTTATTTCGTAATTATGCCTATCTCGAAAATCAAACTCGGGCATCTTTCGGTCAGTAAATTAATTCTTGGCGGGAATCCGTTCAGTGGATTTTCGCATCAGACCCCGGAAAAAGATTGGGAAATGAAATCATATTATACCACTGCGCGGATTAAAGAAGTCTTCCGGCAAGCGGAATCGCTCGGCATTAATACTCATCTTGGCCGCGCTGACCACCACGTTATGCGGGTTCTCCTCGAATACTGGAATGAAGGTGGAACGATTCAATGGATTGCGCAGACCTGTCCAGAAGTTGGGACTATTGACCGGGGCATTCAGAATGCTATCGCTGGAAAAGCGAACGCATGTTTTATCCACGGCGGAGAAATGGATTATCGGTTTGCGAACAACCAGCTTGATGATGTGCCGGTCGCAATTCAGAAAATCCGCGATGCAGGAATGCCCGCAGGTATTGCCGGGCATAATCCGGCGGTATTCGAGTGGGCGGAAGAGAATCTCGACGTTGATTTCTATATGTGTTCTTATTATAACTCAGCACATCGCGACCAGCATAAAGAGCATATTTCCGGTATGCCGGAATGGTTTGCTGATACTGACCGTGAGAAAATGGTTAAGTTAATCCAGCAATTATCAAAACCGGTGATTCATTATAAAGTTCTGGCGGCAGGCAGAAATAATCCGGAAGAAGCGTTTAAGTTCGTTGCCCAGCATTTACGCCCGCAAGATGCGGTATGTATTGGTATCTATACCAAAGATAATCCAACCATGCTTGCGGAAGACTTGCAGTTGCTTGAAAAGTATCTTAAGCAATGACTTTACATGATGTATCAATGTTAATGTTGTGCGCTGAGCGGAGGATTTCGCTGCATTCTTTGTGGTAGGGTT from bacterium carries:
- a CDS encoding N-acetylmuramoyl-L-alanine amidase, which codes for NNAVGGNADPETIRGTSAYYHQPQAMALGHAIYRRLLDELGYPGFGFVYFDAAAVRTHQAITALIEGLFMSNPEEEAALATPEMQKKLATAIFHGIEDFLVKQRYHQTTETPRHRNNTEIS
- a CDS encoding class I SAM-dependent methyltransferase, with product MPIPKWQYDEFLPPGVDFTSVEEVRNYDTMHQKFRDYVQSTEIIVQALGLNAESTVIDMGSGTGAFTLHAAKQCKKIFAVDISKPMLEYCQQKAKESGVSNITFHHGGLLTYEHQGEPVDAMVCVAVVHHLPDFWKQIGLQRANRMIKPNGKLFLFDIVFSSKLANLPDEIARLITAFEQQAGAQMAKEAIIHIKEEYSTYDWIMEGILSKSGFKIDSAQYNTGFQATYICSQV